The Gemmata palustris genome includes a region encoding these proteins:
- a CDS encoding cadherin domain-containing protein → MQLARWMKSLLAKPARSLRSTAPAAPRGKFWVEVLEDRLNLAANFATGVAVGDAPIVRVFDADTQQQVAAITAYGGGFTGGINVALGDVTGDGVADIITGTATGTTHVKVFDGSTFQEVRSFLAFSGFPGGVNVAAGDIDGDGKADIVAAVAGAGAPHVKAFSGADGTLLSSFFAYDAGFTGGVRVAVGDVDGDGKADIVTGSGPGAGGHVKVFSGATGAETRSFFAYPGFNGGVNVAVGDVDGDGKADIVTGSGPGVSPHVKAFSGADGSQIASFFAYDQNFKGGVLVGVNADGDIVTGAVGTSHVKTFDGTTQAQLTSTATGRTLSAIATPSNPNEAPVITSSATASAAENQTAAYTVVATDADLPAQTLTYSITGGADAAKFAIDAATGVVTFLAAPDAETPTDANTNNVYEITVRVSDGFLTATKDVSITVTGVSEFAPVITSNGGGTIAPINAAENQTAVTTVTATDADTGAGGTLTYSITGPDASKFAINATTGVLTFLVAPNFEVPGDVGGNNVYDVTVTVSDGTMTDTQDLSVTVTDANDAPVITSGGTANAAENQTAVTTVTATDEDAGATQAYSITGGADMALFTINPTTGVLTFLAPPNFESPADAGANNVYDVIVQVSDGTATATKAIAVTVTNVNEAPTITSDSGGPTASVNAAENQTAVTTVTATDPDAGTTLTYTITGGADMALFTINGATGVLTFVSARDREVPTDAGADNVYDVIVTVSDGTLTDAQAIAVTITGVNDNNPVITSNSGGATATVSVTENQTAVTTVTATDADLPGDTLAYTIIGGADAALFSINPTTGVLIFLAAPNFESPTDAGANNVYDVIVRASDGTLTDVQAIAVTVTDINDAPTITSNGGTGTANIPLTAGGTAVTTVTATDEDLPAQTLTYSITGADAAMFGIGSSTGVLTFNSTSTPGTYNVTVVVTDNGTGTLTDSQALTIVVT, encoded by the coding sequence ATGCAACTCGCACGCTGGATGAAAAGCCTGCTCGCCAAACCCGCCCGCTCTCTCCGGAGCACAGCGCCCGCCGCGCCCCGCGGTAAGTTCTGGGTCGAGGTTCTGGAAGACCGACTCAACTTGGCGGCGAACTTCGCCACCGGGGTCGCGGTCGGGGACGCCCCGATCGTGCGCGTGTTCGACGCGGACACGCAACAACAGGTCGCGGCCATTACCGCTTACGGCGGCGGGTTCACCGGGGGCATCAACGTGGCCCTCGGGGACGTGACCGGGGACGGCGTCGCGGACATCATCACCGGAACCGCGACCGGAACCACGCACGTCAAAGTGTTCGACGGCTCGACGTTCCAGGAAGTCCGCAGCTTCCTCGCGTTCAGCGGGTTCCCCGGCGGCGTGAACGTGGCCGCGGGCGACATTGATGGCGACGGTAAGGCCGACATCGTGGCGGCCGTGGCGGGCGCGGGGGCTCCGCACGTGAAGGCGTTCAGCGGGGCCGACGGCACTCTGCTGAGCAGCTTCTTCGCCTACGACGCGGGGTTCACCGGGGGGGTCCGGGTCGCGGTCGGGGACGTGGACGGGGACGGCAAGGCCGACATCGTCACCGGCTCCGGGCCGGGTGCCGGCGGGCACGTGAAGGTGTTCAGCGGGGCCACCGGAGCCGAGACCCGCAGCTTCTTCGCCTACCCCGGGTTCAACGGCGGCGTTAATGTCGCGGTCGGGGACGTGGACGGGGACGGCAAGGCCGACATCGTCACCGGCTCCGGGCCGGGCGTTTCCCCGCACGTGAAGGCGTTCAGCGGCGCCGACGGGAGCCAGATCGCCAGCTTCTTCGCCTACGATCAGAACTTCAAGGGCGGGGTTCTGGTGGGCGTCAACGCGGACGGGGACATCGTAACGGGCGCCGTCGGCACCTCGCACGTCAAGACCTTCGATGGCACCACCCAGGCGCAACTGACCAGCACCGCGACCGGCCGGACGCTGAGCGCGATCGCCACCCCATCCAACCCCAATGAGGCGCCGGTCATCACCTCCAGCGCGACCGCCAGCGCCGCGGAGAACCAGACCGCGGCCTACACGGTCGTCGCTACCGACGCGGACCTGCCCGCGCAGACCCTCACCTACAGCATCACCGGCGGGGCCGACGCCGCCAAGTTCGCCATCGACGCCGCCACCGGTGTGGTCACGTTCCTCGCCGCGCCCGACGCCGAGACCCCGACCGACGCGAACACGAACAACGTCTACGAGATCACCGTCCGAGTGTCCGACGGGTTCCTCACCGCGACCAAGGACGTCTCGATCACGGTCACCGGCGTGAGCGAGTTCGCACCCGTAATCACGAGCAACGGCGGGGGCACGATCGCGCCGATCAACGCGGCCGAGAACCAGACCGCGGTTACCACCGTCACCGCCACCGACGCCGATACCGGTGCCGGCGGTACCCTGACCTACAGCATCACCGGCCCCGATGCCTCGAAGTTCGCCATCAACGCCACCACCGGCGTCCTGACCTTCCTGGTCGCCCCGAATTTCGAGGTTCCGGGCGACGTGGGCGGTAACAACGTCTACGACGTGACCGTCACGGTGTCCGACGGAACCATGACCGATACGCAGGATCTGAGTGTCACCGTCACCGACGCCAACGACGCGCCCGTAATCACGAGCGGCGGCACCGCGAACGCGGCCGAGAACCAGACCGCGGTCACCACCGTCACCGCCACCGACGAAGACGCGGGCGCCACTCAGGCCTACTCCATCACCGGCGGGGCGGATATGGCCCTGTTCACCATCAACCCCACTACGGGGGTTCTGACCTTCCTGGCCCCGCCCAACTTCGAGAGCCCGGCCGACGCGGGTGCCAATAACGTCTACGATGTCATCGTGCAGGTGTCCGACGGGACCGCGACCGCGACCAAAGCCATCGCCGTCACGGTGACCAACGTGAACGAGGCCCCGACCATCACTAGCGATAGCGGCGGGCCGACCGCCTCGGTGAACGCGGCCGAGAACCAGACCGCGGTCACCACCGTCACCGCCACCGACCCGGACGCCGGCACCACGCTGACCTACACCATCACCGGTGGGGCGGACATGGCCCTCTTCACCATCAATGGAGCGACCGGGGTGCTGACCTTCGTCAGTGCCCGCGACCGCGAAGTGCCGACCGACGCGGGCGCCGACAACGTCTACGACGTGATCGTCACGGTGTCCGACGGCACGCTCACCGACGCCCAAGCTATCGCCGTCACCATCACCGGTGTCAACGACAACAACCCCGTCATCACGAGCAACAGCGGCGGCGCGACCGCAACCGTTAGCGTTACCGAGAACCAGACCGCGGTCACCACCGTCACCGCCACCGACGCCGATCTGCCCGGGGACACGCTGGCGTACACCATTATTGGCGGGGCCGATGCCGCTCTGTTCAGCATCAACCCCACTACGGGAGTTCTGATCTTCCTGGCCGCGCCCAACTTCGAGAGCCCGACCGACGCGGGCGCCAACAACGTCTACGACGTCATCGTGCGCGCGTCCGACGGCACGCTCACCGACGTGCAAGCGATCGCGGTTACCGTTACGGACATCAACGACGCACCCACGATCACCAGCAACGGAGGAACGGGCACGGCCAACATCCCGCTCACGGCGGGCGGAACCGCGGTCACCACAGTTACCGCCACCGACGAAGACCTGCCCGCGCAAACGCTCACGTACAGCATCACCGGTGCAGACGCCGCCATGTTCGGCATTGGTTCCTCGACCGGGGTTCTGACCTTCAATTCGACCTCGACACCGGGCACGTACAACGTGACCGTGGTGGTGACCGACAACGGTACCGGCACCCTGACCGATAGCCAAGCCCTCACGATCGTCGTCACGTAA
- a CDS encoding DUF3500 domain-containing protein: MMPAEQNPSCPDCESAPVPSTPGSAEPSVSLRGPFLARRDFIRVLGTTAAVAVTGGLTPLQKARAARAEKQAQAEAMIFDLFKSMDADQKKKLVRAWDHGVVNGKGTPARLLTHNAADGKSRIGDEYTKKQVELLDRIFRAIGSGEEGYKQLSRNGRFDASNDFETIGALIYGEAAEGKKFSLVFCGHHLTVRCDGNSEEKTAFGGPLYYGHSPSGYATTNVFYRQTKTANELFSALSTEQRKTAVMPGKWKDEHTGVPVPGKNSTVPGLGYADMSREQKELTQKVMTELVGPYRKEDGDEVMEIIKANGGMEKLAMAFYQEGKTNDKEPWSHWRLEGPGFVWSFRALPHVHTFVNVTSKLS, translated from the coding sequence ATGATGCCCGCCGAACAGAACCCGTCGTGCCCCGATTGCGAATCCGCGCCCGTTCCTTCAACTCCGGGCTCTGCGGAACCAAGCGTTTCGCTCCGCGGCCCGTTTCTGGCCCGTCGCGACTTCATCCGCGTGCTCGGTACCACGGCCGCTGTTGCCGTGACCGGTGGCCTGACCCCGCTCCAAAAGGCCCGCGCCGCCCGTGCCGAGAAGCAGGCCCAGGCCGAAGCGATGATCTTCGATCTGTTCAAGTCGATGGACGCGGACCAGAAGAAGAAACTGGTGCGCGCGTGGGACCACGGCGTGGTGAACGGGAAGGGCACCCCCGCCCGGCTCCTGACCCACAACGCCGCCGACGGCAAATCCCGGATCGGCGACGAGTACACCAAGAAGCAGGTCGAGTTGCTCGACCGGATCTTCCGGGCGATTGGTAGTGGGGAAGAGGGGTACAAGCAACTGAGCCGCAACGGGCGGTTCGATGCGAGCAACGACTTCGAGACCATCGGCGCGCTGATCTACGGCGAAGCGGCCGAGGGCAAGAAGTTCTCGCTGGTGTTCTGCGGGCACCACCTCACGGTCCGGTGCGACGGTAACTCCGAAGAGAAAACCGCGTTCGGCGGCCCGCTGTACTACGGCCACAGCCCGAGCGGGTACGCGACCACCAACGTGTTCTACCGGCAGACCAAGACCGCGAACGAACTGTTCAGCGCCCTCAGCACGGAGCAGCGCAAGACCGCGGTGATGCCGGGTAAGTGGAAGGACGAGCACACCGGCGTGCCGGTACCGGGCAAGAATTCGACCGTTCCGGGACTCGGCTACGCTGACATGAGCCGGGAGCAGAAGGAACTGACCCAAAAGGTGATGACGGAACTGGTCGGCCCGTACCGCAAAGAAGACGGCGACGAGGTGATGGAGATCATCAAGGCGAACGGCGGGATGGAGAAGCTGGCGATGGCCTTCTACCAGGAGGGGAAGACGAACGACAAGGAGCCGTGGAGCCACTGGCGGCTGGAAGGCCCGGGCTTCGTGTGGAGCTTCCGCGCACTGCCGCACGTCCACACGTTCGTGAACGTCACCAGCAAATTGAGCTAA
- a CDS encoding TIGR02996 domain-containing protein, with translation MSADAPRLENPELLAAIIATPDEDTPRLMYADWLQENGNDARAEFIRLHIEWDRRPHYAPPNEDLKRRLIAAWEAAGLKTEGAIFERGFDSVAAFRECSDLREHGASVFGSKPVRVLYLDEGWLTTEEDDNERAQAFAELLPILGGLTGLGASDNRYVLADFAEELLQSPRASALRMLDFGPCAGVWDCERIATAKDLTSLLVLDCSAAWEFDCKATVGPLVGAAHLRSLVALRFGMANDVEGFIGPDEIQTLVQSPCFTNLRQLVLNGQVLFDDEAVRRLLHWGHIGQLEVLEISRTQVGAEGLLELSRCRQLTNLRRLVIEGYKLEPQAIARLLDSPHLRGLRELYIHSLEEQQLPEELSERLADRFGTFTVEGMIHDPPPVCVEDRIRGRYRLMDGSGYHYLGRDSNRDPKTNQILHPEYAIL, from the coding sequence ATGTCCGCGGACGCACCCCGGTTGGAGAACCCGGAACTTCTGGCAGCGATCATTGCCACCCCGGACGAAGACACCCCGCGCCTGATGTACGCGGACTGGCTCCAGGAGAACGGCAACGACGCCCGCGCCGAGTTCATCCGCCTCCACATCGAATGGGACCGGCGCCCGCACTACGCGCCTCCGAACGAAGACTTGAAGCGCAGGTTGATCGCCGCGTGGGAGGCCGCCGGGTTGAAGACAGAAGGCGCGATTTTCGAGCGCGGCTTCGATTCGGTGGCGGCGTTCAGAGAATGTTCTGACTTGCGCGAGCACGGCGCGAGCGTATTCGGCTCAAAACCTGTTCGAGTTCTATATCTGGACGAGGGCTGGTTAACGACTGAAGAAGATGACAACGAGCGCGCCCAAGCCTTTGCAGAATTGCTTCCTATTCTCGGAGGCTTGACTGGATTGGGCGCGTCCGATAATCGTTATGTTCTCGCTGATTTTGCCGAAGAGCTTCTTCAGTCGCCTCGCGCGTCTGCTCTGCGTATGCTCGACTTTGGACCGTGCGCGGGCGTTTGGGACTGTGAACGGATCGCGACCGCGAAAGATCTCACGAGCCTCCTCGTCCTGGATTGCTCTGCCGCGTGGGAATTTGACTGCAAAGCGACGGTCGGTCCGTTGGTTGGGGCCGCACATTTGCGATCGCTCGTGGCTCTTCGTTTCGGTATGGCCAACGACGTGGAAGGTTTCATCGGGCCCGACGAGATTCAGACTCTGGTTCAGTCTCCGTGCTTCACGAATCTGCGCCAACTCGTTCTGAACGGCCAAGTTCTATTCGATGACGAGGCAGTGCGGCGCTTGCTGCATTGGGGCCACATCGGACAACTCGAAGTGCTTGAGATATCCCGAACACAAGTTGGCGCGGAAGGGTTGCTCGAATTAAGCCGCTGCCGCCAACTCACGAATCTCCGCCGGCTTGTGATCGAAGGTTATAAACTCGAACCGCAAGCAATCGCGCGTCTGCTTGACTCGCCGCATCTTCGCGGTTTGCGCGAGTTGTACATCCACAGCTTAGAAGAACAGCAGTTGCCAGAGGAGTTGAGCGAGAGGCTCGCGGATCGTTTCGGAACGTTCACCGTGGAAGGGATGATTCACGATCCGCCACCGGTCTGCGTCGAGGATCGGATTCGTGGTCGTTACCGATTGATGGACGGTAGCGGGTATCACTATCTCGGTCGGGATTCCAACCGCGATCCGAAGACGAATCAAATCCTTCACCCCGAATACGCGATCCTGTGA
- a CDS encoding hydroxypyruvate isomerase family protein, with amino-acid sequence MHSRRQILKGAVAASALTASTVHTMTHAEESKPKLKGRTNQSVAFWCFNARGEKWNTEKVCAVTKDLGCKSVELIAPEDWGALKKHGLVCAIAPNGMPGAPFMRGFNNEKFHDEIIERTGKTIDACADAKYPNVIAFVGYKWTNPDDPKSAAISTDDAFANCVTGLKKLALHAEKKGVTVCLEHLNTRDDSDPMKGHPGYQGDDLDFVARVLKKVGSPRIKLLFDIYHVQVMHGDLLRRIDQTKDLIGHVHTAGAPGRGELDDLQEVNYPAVIKKLIDVGYTGYIGHEFIPTRDPLAGLKQAVTLCDV; translated from the coding sequence ATGCACAGTCGCCGACAGATCCTCAAAGGCGCGGTCGCTGCGTCCGCGCTCACCGCCTCAACGGTTCACACCATGACTCACGCCGAAGAATCGAAGCCCAAGCTCAAGGGCCGCACGAACCAGTCGGTCGCGTTCTGGTGCTTCAACGCGCGCGGCGAAAAGTGGAACACCGAGAAGGTGTGCGCGGTTACGAAGGATCTGGGCTGCAAATCGGTCGAACTGATCGCGCCGGAAGATTGGGGCGCCCTCAAGAAGCACGGCTTGGTGTGCGCGATCGCGCCCAACGGGATGCCCGGCGCGCCGTTCATGCGCGGGTTCAACAACGAGAAGTTCCACGACGAGATCATCGAGCGCACGGGCAAGACCATCGATGCGTGCGCAGATGCTAAGTACCCGAACGTGATCGCGTTCGTGGGGTACAAGTGGACGAACCCGGACGACCCGAAATCGGCCGCGATCTCCACCGACGATGCGTTCGCGAACTGTGTGACGGGGCTGAAAAAGCTCGCGCTCCACGCCGAGAAGAAGGGCGTGACGGTGTGCCTCGAGCACCTCAACACGCGCGACGACTCGGACCCGATGAAGGGCCACCCCGGGTACCAAGGCGACGACCTCGATTTCGTGGCGCGCGTGCTCAAAAAGGTCGGCAGCCCGCGCATCAAGCTGCTCTTCGACATTTATCACGTTCAAGTGATGCACGGCGATTTGCTCCGCCGCATCGACCAAACGAAAGACCTGATCGGCCACGTTCACACGGCCGGCGCACCGGGGCGCGGGGAACTCGACGACCTCCAGGAAGTGAACTACCCGGCCGTCATCAAGAAGCTGATCGATGTGGGTTACACCGGCTACATCGGACACGAGTTCATCCCGACGCGCGACCCGCTCGCGGGATTGAAACAGGCCGTGACTCTTTGCGACGTGTGA
- a CDS encoding complex I subunit 4 family protein, producing the protein MPESDLTWLSILVFLPAVCAAGLLAFPSKWTEAMRWWATFGAAGTLSIALCVVVGYYNLLDRRIDANGKPGHSVHTRLDNRADKAASGAAQPIPKKLDPNDWVARRAWISLFNIQYALGVDGISLPLVVLTALVVLLAIVASWKIQESVRGYLALILLLETGVIGAFLALDFFLFYVSYELMLLPMYVLIGLWGGGNRKYAALKFVIYTLLGGVCLLVAMLALYSVNARDFVDQAEVKQRAFDFQKKNPHLTAEDAANQVEVHTFDFVTLSKVGRAASLVLSGQEDRLAVKTAVVEEPSKGDDANKVKLFAPGVDRDAALARLKAQPVCTKQFQYFVFALLFLGFAVKVPIVPLHSWLPDAHVEAPTPVSMILAGVLLKLGGYGLIRVAFPVCPWAASELAWWVGLVGVVGIVYGALVAMGQTDFKKLLAYSSVSHMGFVVLGLASWGSASRSQYWQWGVDGAMFQMVAHGITASALFFIVGVVYDRAHHRDLNRFGGLKEPMPLYAGLSAILFFASMGLPGLCGFVGEFCVFIGAWNFSPALAIPAVASVILTAAYLLWTWQRVYLGTNAATKNFPELSPREAVCLLPFALLAIGLGVVPGLLLFNWMDPSVAGWIENLAPLKP; encoded by the coding sequence ATGCCCGAGTCGGACCTCACCTGGCTATCCATTCTCGTGTTCTTACCGGCGGTGTGTGCGGCCGGGTTGCTCGCGTTCCCGTCGAAGTGGACGGAGGCGATGCGGTGGTGGGCCACGTTCGGCGCGGCCGGGACGCTGTCCATTGCGCTGTGCGTCGTCGTCGGGTATTACAACCTTCTCGACCGGCGCATTGACGCGAACGGCAAACCGGGGCACTCCGTTCACACGCGGCTCGACAACCGCGCGGACAAGGCCGCCAGCGGCGCGGCGCAACCGATCCCGAAGAAACTCGACCCGAACGATTGGGTCGCGCGCCGGGCCTGGATCTCGCTCTTTAACATCCAGTACGCGCTCGGCGTGGACGGCATCAGTTTGCCGCTCGTGGTGCTCACCGCCCTCGTGGTGCTGCTCGCGATCGTCGCGAGTTGGAAGATCCAGGAATCCGTGCGCGGGTACCTCGCGCTGATACTGCTTCTGGAAACGGGCGTGATCGGCGCGTTCCTCGCGCTCGATTTCTTCCTCTTCTACGTCTCGTATGAACTGATGCTGCTCCCGATGTACGTCCTCATCGGGTTATGGGGCGGCGGTAACCGCAAATATGCCGCACTCAAGTTCGTCATCTACACACTGCTCGGCGGCGTGTGTTTGCTGGTCGCGATGCTCGCGCTCTATTCCGTGAACGCACGCGACTTCGTGGACCAGGCCGAAGTGAAACAGCGCGCGTTCGATTTCCAGAAGAAGAATCCGCACCTCACTGCCGAAGATGCCGCGAACCAGGTCGAAGTTCACACCTTCGACTTCGTTACGCTGTCGAAGGTCGGCCGCGCCGCGTCACTCGTTCTCAGCGGCCAGGAAGACCGCCTCGCGGTGAAAACGGCCGTAGTAGAGGAGCCGAGTAAGGGAGACGATGCGAACAAGGTGAAGCTCTTCGCGCCGGGTGTGGACCGCGACGCGGCCCTCGCGCGTTTGAAGGCTCAACCGGTATGCACGAAGCAGTTCCAGTATTTCGTGTTCGCGCTGCTGTTCCTCGGCTTCGCGGTAAAAGTACCCATCGTTCCGCTGCACTCGTGGCTGCCGGACGCACACGTCGAGGCCCCGACGCCCGTCAGCATGATCCTCGCGGGCGTATTGCTGAAACTCGGGGGCTACGGACTGATCCGCGTGGCCTTCCCGGTGTGCCCGTGGGCGGCGTCCGAACTCGCGTGGTGGGTGGGGTTGGTCGGGGTCGTGGGCATCGTTTACGGCGCGCTCGTCGCGATGGGGCAAACCGACTTCAAAAAGTTGCTCGCGTACTCGTCCGTCAGTCACATGGGGTTCGTGGTGCTCGGGCTGGCGAGTTGGGGCAGCGCGTCGCGCTCGCAATACTGGCAGTGGGGCGTTGACGGCGCGATGTTCCAGATGGTCGCGCACGGGATCACCGCCTCGGCGCTGTTCTTCATTGTCGGCGTGGTGTACGACCGCGCCCACCACCGCGACCTCAACCGGTTCGGCGGGTTGAAGGAACCGATGCCGCTCTACGCGGGCCTGAGCGCGATTCTGTTCTTCGCCTCGATGGGGTTGCCGGGTTTGTGCGGGTTCGTCGGCGAGTTCTGCGTGTTCATCGGCGCGTGGAACTTCTCCCCGGCACTCGCGATCCCGGCCGTGGCGAGCGTGATTCTCACCGCGGCGTACCTGCTCTGGACGTGGCAGCGGGTCTACCTCGGCACGAACGCCGCTACGAAGAACTTCCCCGAGTTGTCACCGCGCGAGGCCGTGTGTTTACTCCCCTTCGCGCTGCTCGCGATCGGGCTGGGTGTCGTACCGGGCCTGCTGCTGTTCAACTGGATGGACCCGAGTGTGGCCGGTTGGATCGAGAACCTGGCCCCACTGAAGCCCTGA
- a CDS encoding NADH-quinone oxidoreductase subunit L, translating to MLDWFQAVPGRLYVVSTLLPLAAFALLLVAGGARALCRPFREHGGFASKLYWALGGDTPLKTGAYFATAFMACSAALGITGLANFLADPSVGEQRSARWSERVDWIRLGPLDSASPPVWEKQHDADRTLPTPKPALALELGYKIDALTAVVFAMVTVIGTLIFVFSLGYMRDETQKTVDDHSVALAPHAEHFHRRGRFGRFFLYLSLFCFSMLNLVIADNLFQVFVSWELVGVCSFFLIGFYYERPSAARAANKAFIVNRIGDAGFLVGILIAWTYLGTLNFDEMNRRVRSPERDSHTRLSSANQFVRVNPSDERDRYGVPQYTLPKQGDGSHLALFPIVKPGHFDGIQAGGHKEGKAPVPPVATYTTYGVIPYWLFVVMGVGIFMGCAGKSAQIPLQTWLPDAMEGPTPVSALIHAATMVAAGVYLVGRCHPLFAPEVLLTIAYIGAITLFISATIALVQTDIKRVLAYSTCSQLGFMMLALGVGGWVAGLLHLTTHAFFKALLFLCSGSVIHGCHHEQDLRKMGGLKSKMPVTAFTMLIGVLAISGAPLLSGWYSKDMILAAALGYVSVHREHALLFVLPALTAGMTAYYMFRLWFLAFTGAPRDRHVHEHAHESPAVMTVPLVALAVFSVGIAWGWPVWEVEASYLGHVLHKVEPISVSIGFAAEKVQEHHVHLYAGAVALGLATMGAYLAFSAFYQKVPSTEALYARGPAWYRFLLRKWYFDEAYDEAIVNPTLRLAHAAAAADKRPTEQAHRDEPEPQSKRFDFFTLDGILNAIGQSAGALGRVLRGAQTGLIRSYVLALALTAALLLGMLAVLAK from the coding sequence ATGCTCGACTGGTTCCAAGCCGTTCCCGGGCGCTTGTACGTTGTCAGCACGCTGCTACCGCTCGCGGCGTTCGCACTGTTGCTCGTCGCGGGCGGGGCGCGCGCACTGTGCCGGCCGTTCCGCGAACACGGCGGGTTCGCGAGCAAACTGTATTGGGCGCTTGGTGGCGACACCCCGCTGAAAACCGGTGCGTACTTCGCGACCGCGTTCATGGCCTGTTCCGCGGCCCTCGGTATCACCGGTCTGGCGAACTTCCTGGCCGACCCGTCCGTCGGTGAACAGCGGTCCGCACGGTGGAGCGAGCGCGTCGACTGGATTCGCCTGGGGCCGCTCGATTCGGCTTCCCCGCCCGTTTGGGAAAAGCAGCACGACGCGGACCGGACGCTGCCCACCCCGAAGCCCGCACTGGCGCTGGAACTCGGGTACAAAATCGACGCGCTCACGGCCGTTGTGTTCGCAATGGTCACCGTAATCGGGACACTGATCTTCGTCTTCTCGCTCGGGTACATGAGGGACGAGACGCAGAAAACGGTGGACGACCATTCCGTGGCTCTCGCTCCCCACGCCGAGCACTTTCACCGGCGCGGGCGGTTCGGGCGGTTCTTCCTGTACCTGTCGCTGTTCTGCTTCTCGATGCTGAACCTGGTGATCGCGGACAACCTGTTTCAGGTGTTCGTGAGCTGGGAACTCGTCGGCGTGTGCTCGTTCTTCCTCATCGGCTTCTACTACGAGCGCCCGAGCGCGGCGCGCGCGGCGAACAAGGCGTTCATCGTGAACCGCATCGGGGACGCGGGGTTCCTGGTCGGAATATTGATCGCATGGACGTACCTCGGCACACTGAACTTCGACGAAATGAACCGCCGCGTGCGGTCCCCGGAGCGCGACAGCCACACGCGCCTGAGTAGTGCCAATCAGTTCGTCCGCGTGAACCCCTCGGACGAGCGCGACCGCTACGGCGTCCCGCAGTACACACTGCCCAAGCAGGGGGACGGCTCGCACCTCGCGCTGTTCCCGATCGTGAAACCGGGGCACTTTGACGGCATCCAGGCCGGCGGGCACAAGGAGGGCAAAGCGCCCGTACCGCCGGTCGCCACGTACACGACCTACGGCGTGATCCCGTACTGGCTGTTCGTGGTGATGGGGGTCGGCATTTTCATGGGGTGCGCGGGCAAGAGCGCACAAATTCCACTACAAACGTGGCTCCCGGACGCAATGGAAGGCCCGACGCCCGTGAGCGCGCTCATCCACGCGGCTACGATGGTCGCGGCCGGGGTGTACCTCGTCGGCCGGTGCCACCCGCTGTTCGCGCCCGAGGTGCTACTCACCATCGCGTACATCGGCGCGATCACACTCTTTATTAGCGCAACAATCGCCCTGGTGCAAACGGACATCAAGCGCGTACTCGCGTACTCCACGTGCAGTCAACTCGGTTTCATGATGCTCGCGCTCGGCGTCGGCGGGTGGGTCGCGGGTCTGCTGCACCTCACCACGCACGCCTTCTTCAAAGCGCTGCTGTTCCTGTGCTCCGGCAGCGTCATACACGGGTGCCATCACGAACAAGATTTGAGGAAGATGGGCGGCCTGAAATCGAAGATGCCGGTCACCGCGTTCACGATGCTGATCGGCGTGCTGGCGATCTCCGGGGCGCCACTTCTGAGCGGGTGGTACAGCAAGGATATGATCCTCGCCGCCGCACTGGGGTACGTCAGCGTACACCGGGAACACGCGCTCCTGTTTGTGCTCCCGGCGCTGACCGCGGGGATGACCGCGTACTACATGTTCCGGCTCTGGTTCCTCGCGTTCACCGGCGCGCCACGCGACCGGCACGTTCACGAGCACGCACACGAATCGCCCGCGGTGATGACGGTTCCGCTGGTCGCCCTCGCGGTGTTTAGCGTGGGAATCGCGTGGGGCTGGCCGGTGTGGGAAGTCGAAGCGAGTTACCTCGGCCACGTGTTGCACAAAGTCGAGCCGATCAGCGTGAGCATCGGCTTCGCCGCGGAGAAGGTCCAGGAGCACCACGTCCACCTGTACGCCGGGGCGGTCGCACTGGGGCTGGCAACGATGGGGGCGTATCTCGCGTTCAGTGCCTTCTACCAGAAAGTCCCCTCAACCGAAGCGCTCTACGCACGCGGACCCGCGTGGTACCGGTTCCTCCTGCGGAAGTGGTACTTCGACGAGGCCTACGACGAGGCGATTGTGAACCCGACGCTGCGACTCGCACACGCCGCCGCCGCCGCGGACAAGCGTCCCACGGAACAGGCGCACCGCGACGAACCGGAGCCGCAATCGAAACGGTTCGATTTCTTCACGCTCGACGGCATTTTGAACGCAATCGGCCAGTCCGCGGGGGCGCTGGGACGGGTGCTCCGCGGGGCGCAAACCGGGTTGATCCGGTCTTACGTCCTCGCGCTGGCCTTGACTGCTGCGCTGTTGTTGGGGATGCTCGCGGTTCTGGCGAAATGA
- the nuoK gene encoding NADH-quinone oxidoreductase subunit NuoK encodes MNEIGLTPFLLLGAFLFACGAVCVASKRNAIGILMGVELILNAANVNLVAFARFNTGFRLEGQVFALMVVVLAAAEAAVALAIILNFYNNHATVDVDEAKDLKG; translated from the coding sequence ATGAACGAAATCGGGCTGACACCGTTCCTGCTCCTCGGTGCGTTCCTGTTCGCGTGTGGCGCGGTGTGCGTCGCGTCCAAGCGGAACGCGATCGGCATCCTCATGGGCGTCGAACTGATCCTGAACGCGGCCAACGTGAACCTAGTCGCGTTCGCGCGGTTCAACACCGGGTTCCGGCTCGAAGGGCAAGTGTTCGCACTCATGGTCGTGGTGCTGGCCGCCGCGGAAGCGGCCGTCGCGCTGGCCATCATCCTGAACTTTTACAACAACCACGCCACCGTGGACGTGGACGAAGCGAAGGACCTCAAAGGGTAG